In the genome of Planctomycetia bacterium, one region contains:
- the rpsG gene encoding 30S ribosomal protein S7 has translation MPRITASRKQLVPDSVYGSLLVSKFVNSLMWSGKKSTAQAVVYGAMDIIKEKLPDVDPLEVFTRGVENVRPEVEVRSRRVGGAAYQVPMQVNRTRQQSLAIRWILQSVREKKGRATHLKLADELIAAYKREGAAYTKRENVHRMADANKAFAHFAW, from the coding sequence ATGCCTCGCATTACCGCCAGTCGTAAGCAGCTTGTGCCGGATTCCGTTTACGGGTCGCTGCTGGTGAGCAAGTTCGTCAACTCCCTGATGTGGTCGGGCAAGAAGAGCACGGCCCAGGCTGTGGTCTACGGCGCCATGGACATCATCAAGGAGAAGCTGCCGGACGTCGATCCGCTGGAAGTCTTCACCCGGGGCGTCGAGAACGTCCGTCCCGAGGTGGAAGTCCGATCCCGCCGGGTCGGTGGCGCCGCGTACCAGGTGCCGATGCAGGTGAACCGCACGCGGCAACAGTCGCTGGCGATTCGCTGGATTCTGCAGTCGGTCCGCGAAAAGAAGGGGCGTGCCACGCACCTCAAGCTGGCTGACGAGTTGATCGCCGCCTACAAACGAGAAGGCGCCGCCTACACCAAGCGCGAAAACGTTCACCGCATGGCCGACGCCAACAAGGCGTTCGCGCACTTCGCCTGGTAG
- the fusA gene encoding elongation factor G has product MPRDLHSIRNIGVIAHIDAGKTTVTERMLFFSGMLHRMGDVDKGTTETDFDEEEQQRGITIYSACVTFQWRDVTINLIDTPGHVDFTAEVERSLRVLDGGVVVFSAREGVEAQSETVWRQADKYHVPRVAFINKMDREGADFEGTLSEIRRRLGSNPIAIQIPLGAGPPHTPGAFRGVIDLIEMKLMSFIGGRDKAQATVNLAEIPDDARDLAEMWRGQMLEQLYDYSNELMELALAEEPIPTQLIRDVLRRATVHNLAVPLLCGSALDCIGVQPLLDAVQDFLPSPADKPPVEGINPKKKDAKEIRKPDPKEPFCGLVFKILAEKHGDLAIVRVYSGTLKSSTRVYNAGKDKKENAAQLWHIHASRKEQVEQVEAGDIIGIIGIRNSITGDTLCDSQSPIVLESIVFPETVISMAIEPETSAERKKLAETLEMLKRQDPTFRAQESEETGQTLISGMGELHLEVIKHRLLRDFNLNVKVHKPRVSYRETIERSVEAEGECRRQIAGQQTFAKVRIRLEPFDGPQPITVLDAAGATLPGSFSQAALETLQQQITGLLGFPLMKVKITLLGGETHETESTEIAFRVAAADAFDQALRAAGMVLLEPIMKLEITTPDEYFGDFISDLQQRRGIITQTFHRGQNTIIEAEAPLANLFGYSGAMRGLSQGRASSSMEPAAYGPAPQDVLRGFVD; this is encoded by the coding sequence ATGCCTCGCGACTTGCATTCCATTCGTAATATCGGCGTGATCGCCCACATCGACGCCGGGAAGACGACCGTGACTGAGCGGATGCTCTTCTTTTCCGGCATGCTGCATCGCATGGGGGACGTCGATAAAGGGACGACGGAAACCGATTTCGACGAGGAAGAGCAGCAGCGCGGCATCACAATCTATTCCGCTTGCGTGACGTTTCAGTGGCGCGACGTGACGATCAATCTGATCGATACGCCGGGGCACGTTGACTTCACCGCCGAAGTGGAGCGCAGCCTGCGCGTGTTGGACGGCGGTGTCGTCGTGTTCAGTGCGCGCGAAGGGGTCGAAGCGCAGAGCGAAACCGTTTGGCGTCAGGCCGACAAGTATCACGTGCCGCGCGTAGCGTTCATCAACAAAATGGATCGCGAAGGCGCCGACTTCGAAGGGACGCTGTCGGAGATTCGCCGACGGCTCGGCTCGAATCCCATCGCGATTCAAATCCCGCTCGGCGCCGGCCCGCCGCACACGCCGGGCGCGTTTCGCGGCGTGATCGATCTGATCGAGATGAAGTTGATGTCGTTCATTGGCGGGCGGGATAAAGCCCAGGCGACGGTGAATCTCGCGGAGATCCCGGACGATGCGCGCGATCTCGCCGAGATGTGGCGCGGGCAGATGCTGGAGCAGCTCTACGATTACAGCAATGAATTGATGGAGCTGGCGCTGGCCGAGGAGCCTATTCCCACCCAACTCATTCGCGACGTGCTGCGCAGGGCCACGGTGCATAACCTGGCGGTACCGCTCTTGTGCGGATCGGCGCTCGATTGTATTGGCGTGCAGCCGCTCTTGGACGCCGTGCAGGACTTTTTGCCCAGCCCGGCCGACAAGCCGCCCGTGGAAGGCATCAATCCCAAGAAGAAGGACGCCAAGGAGATCCGCAAACCGGATCCCAAGGAACCGTTCTGCGGGCTGGTGTTCAAGATTCTGGCCGAGAAACACGGCGACCTGGCGATCGTCCGCGTGTATTCGGGCACGCTCAAGTCGAGCACCCGCGTCTACAACGCCGGCAAGGATAAGAAAGAAAACGCCGCGCAACTCTGGCACATTCACGCCAGCCGCAAAGAGCAGGTGGAGCAGGTCGAAGCCGGCGACATCATCGGCATCATCGGCATCCGCAACTCCATCACCGGCGATACGCTTTGCGATTCGCAGAGCCCGATCGTGCTGGAATCGATCGTCTTCCCGGAGACCGTGATCTCGATGGCGATTGAGCCGGAGACGAGCGCGGAGCGCAAGAAGCTGGCCGAGACGTTGGAGATGCTCAAGCGACAAGACCCGACGTTCCGCGCTCAAGAGAGCGAGGAAACAGGCCAAACCTTGATCTCCGGCATGGGCGAGTTGCATTTGGAAGTGATTAAGCACCGTCTGTTGCGCGACTTCAATCTCAACGTGAAGGTCCACAAGCCGCGCGTGAGCTACCGCGAAACGATCGAGCGCTCCGTGGAAGCCGAAGGCGAATGCCGACGGCAGATCGCCGGGCAGCAGACATTTGCAAAAGTGCGTATCCGGCTGGAGCCCTTCGACGGGCCGCAGCCAATCACGGTGCTCGACGCCGCTGGCGCAACCTTGCCGGGCAGTTTCTCGCAAGCGGCGCTCGAAACGCTGCAGCAGCAAATCACCGGTTTGCTCGGCTTCCCGCTGATGAAAGTGAAGATCACGCTGCTGGGCGGTGAGACGCACGAGACGGAATCCACGGAGATCGCTTTCCGCGTCGCCGCGGCGGACGCCTTCGATCAGGCCCTGCGCGCCGCGGGCATGGTACTGCTCGAGCCGATCATGAAGCTGGAAATCACCACGCCGGACGAATACTTCGGCGACTTCATCAGTGACCTGCAACAGCGCCGCGGGATCATCACCCAGACGTTCCATCGCGGCCAGAACACGATCATCGAAGCCGAGGCGCCGCTGGCGAATCTGTTCGGCTACTCCGGCGCGATGCGGGGACTGAGCCAAGGCCGCGCGTCCAGCTCGATGGAACCGGCGGCCTACGGCCCGGCGCCTCAGGACGTGTTGCGCGGGTTTGTGGATTAG
- the yajC gene encoding preprotein translocase subunit YajC has translation MAFSGAWMFSSFGSFSASLAAALLSQAPAAPDGGAAAPAQAPSIIDSLGMLPILVVITALFYFMLIRPQRREQATRQSMLDQLKKNDRVVTSGGLYGVVVNVHQGADEVTLRVDETSNTRVKVTRSSIVRVLGDEAVESTESKETK, from the coding sequence ATGGCGTTTTCGGGGGCGTGGATGTTCTCATCGTTCGGCAGTTTTTCCGCCTCGTTGGCGGCGGCGCTATTATCTCAGGCGCCTGCTGCACCTGACGGGGGGGCCGCCGCGCCTGCTCAGGCGCCGTCGATCATCGATAGTCTCGGCATGCTGCCGATTCTCGTCGTGATTACGGCGCTGTTCTATTTCATGCTGATTCGCCCGCAGCGACGCGAACAGGCGACGCGGCAATCTATGCTCGACCAGCTCAAGAAAAATGACCGCGTCGTGACGTCCGGCGGACTTTACGGCGTGGTGGTCAATGTGCATCAAGGGGCCGACGAAGTTACGTTGCGCGTCGACGAGACTTCGAATACCCGGGTCAAAGTAACCCGCAGTTCGATCGTCCGCGTGCTCGGAGACGAGGCGGTCGAGTCGACGGAATCCAAAGAAACCAAATAG
- the secD gene encoding protein translocase subunit SecD, with product MWANLGWPLLAQAARMSDSLGSYGRAAVTLAVLILPWVIGVWLAKFLRTPDYGRRLGVILFALIVGLAVNVLKWPPRYGVDLSGGVNLIYEVDDSQRSAEDGPVPMDQLIAAVTKRVNPGGLKEVVVRPYGERQVEIIIPKVESDEAERIKEHISRSGSLEFRILASNSTDRDLVGGAMATPGREVRLGDEVVARWVPLGANEEAQELASSSESIVRDSTRGGKPIKEILVLVDRHNVSGQYLSRATVGPDNDTGNFAVDFQFNSTGAQLFSQLTSENLPDRATNRSKNLAVILDGEIFTAPSIRTVISDRGQITSPSYIDRAPVQALVDVLNAGSLPAALKKDPVSQRTTGPLLGEDSIEKGKLSIVVSTAAVLVFMLVYYRFAGLIACAALVMNVLLTVGAMTMFNAAFTLPGLAGLVLTVGMAVDANVLIYERMREEQARGATMKMAIRNGFDRAFSAIFDSNVTTLITAVILFFIGTDQVKGFATTLFIGVAMSMFTAIFCARVAMEIAERKKWITKLHLTQLIGHTNFDFVAWMRPAMILSALLIGAGLVTVVSRGKGLLDIDFTGGVSVEAVFDEPVADGETPVRKAVSSELPEDVRKQVREMLVATQSTELKEEIQRELVGSQPAVDAVTPEIQKQIDATFEQRLDELTTLPDVAVSSVQITGEPEYKRFLIDTSNPNIEAVEAILSLLFKDMKLARNSVEIGEVAMITPSAAPAVTPPPVITAPVTSTTPPAPPTEASTDTSSDATPGGACGVVYQDAQPETGGATEATTSPPVATETPASDVTAPAVTEAAPAPTTSAPVPPTTETPSPAQISPLATPAPAGSRFDGGTRTTLKFSQRLSQANLEKRFREAAEALGVGDVPFEATNAEQDAGATQAFKEWNVRVALAPEQASAVFAKLKVELESEPYFPSSSAIGGQVAANTQWSAIYALLASIVAIAIYLWVRFQRLVYGVAAVIALIHDVLVALVALGASYYLADSLAFLGVQQFKINLPIIAAFLTIIGFSINDTIVIFDRMREVKGKSPKLTADMINLSLNQTLSRTILTSLTVFITVMIMYALGGQGIHGFAFCMLVGVLSGTYSTVFIAAPLVLWIGAAQDVDSGRVKQETAVAASTRR from the coding sequence ATGTGGGCAAATCTTGGTTGGCCGCTGCTGGCGCAGGCCGCGCGGATGAGTGACTCGCTGGGTTCGTATGGCCGCGCCGCGGTGACCCTGGCGGTGTTGATCCTCCCCTGGGTGATCGGCGTCTGGCTGGCGAAGTTCCTTCGCACGCCGGACTACGGGCGTCGCCTGGGCGTGATCCTGTTCGCGCTGATCGTCGGCCTCGCCGTGAACGTCCTCAAGTGGCCGCCGCGATACGGCGTCGACTTGAGCGGCGGCGTGAACCTGATTTACGAGGTTGACGACTCGCAACGTTCGGCGGAAGACGGCCCCGTGCCGATGGACCAGTTGATCGCCGCCGTCACGAAGCGCGTGAATCCCGGCGGATTGAAGGAAGTTGTCGTGCGCCCTTACGGCGAGCGGCAAGTGGAAATCATCATTCCGAAGGTGGAATCCGACGAAGCGGAGCGGATCAAGGAGCATATCAGCCGGAGCGGCTCGCTGGAATTTCGCATCCTGGCGAGCAATAGCACTGACCGAGACCTGGTGGGCGGCGCGATGGCGACGCCGGGACGCGAAGTGCGGCTTGGCGACGAAGTGGTCGCACGCTGGGTGCCGTTGGGGGCGAACGAGGAGGCGCAGGAACTGGCCAGTTCGAGCGAGTCGATCGTGCGCGACAGCACGCGCGGCGGGAAGCCGATCAAGGAAATCCTGGTCTTGGTCGACCGTCACAATGTGTCAGGGCAATATCTAAGCCGCGCCACGGTGGGCCCGGACAACGACACCGGAAACTTCGCCGTCGATTTCCAGTTCAATTCCACTGGCGCGCAGCTTTTTAGCCAATTGACCTCGGAAAACCTGCCGGATCGGGCTACCAATCGGTCCAAGAATCTGGCGGTGATTTTGGACGGTGAAATCTTCACGGCGCCGAGCATCAGGACCGTGATTTCGGACCGCGGGCAGATCACCAGCCCGAGCTACATCGACCGCGCCCCGGTGCAGGCCCTGGTCGACGTGCTGAACGCGGGCAGCTTGCCGGCGGCGCTCAAGAAAGACCCCGTTAGTCAGCGGACGACCGGTCCGTTGCTCGGCGAAGATTCGATCGAAAAAGGCAAGCTGTCGATCGTGGTTTCCACGGCGGCAGTGTTGGTCTTCATGCTCGTGTACTATCGCTTCGCGGGCCTGATCGCCTGTGCGGCGCTCGTGATGAACGTGCTTTTGACCGTCGGCGCGATGACCATGTTCAACGCCGCGTTCACTTTGCCCGGCCTGGCCGGTTTGGTGCTGACCGTCGGCATGGCCGTCGACGCGAACGTGCTGATCTACGAACGCATGCGGGAAGAGCAGGCCCGTGGGGCCACGATGAAGATGGCCATTCGCAACGGCTTCGATCGGGCGTTCTCGGCGATTTTCGACTCCAACGTTACGACCTTGATCACGGCCGTGATTTTGTTCTTCATCGGCACCGATCAGGTGAAGGGCTTTGCTACTACGCTGTTTATCGGCGTGGCGATGAGCATGTTTACCGCGATCTTCTGTGCCCGGGTGGCAATGGAAATCGCCGAACGGAAAAAGTGGATCACGAAATTGCACCTGACGCAGTTGATCGGACATACGAACTTCGATTTCGTGGCCTGGATGCGTCCGGCCATGATCTTGTCGGCGCTCTTAATCGGCGCCGGACTGGTGACCGTCGTCAGCCGCGGCAAGGGACTGTTGGACATCGACTTTACCGGCGGCGTGTCGGTCGAAGCCGTGTTCGACGAACCGGTCGCGGACGGCGAGACGCCGGTGCGCAAAGCGGTCTCCAGCGAATTGCCGGAGGACGTCCGCAAACAGGTCCGCGAGATGCTCGTGGCCACGCAATCCACGGAGTTGAAGGAAGAGATCCAACGAGAACTGGTCGGCTCGCAGCCGGCGGTGGATGCCGTGACGCCGGAGATTCAAAAGCAGATCGACGCGACCTTCGAGCAACGCTTGGACGAATTGACAACCCTGCCGGACGTGGCGGTCAGTTCGGTGCAAATCACCGGCGAACCGGAATATAAGCGATTCCTGATCGATACTTCCAATCCGAACATCGAAGCGGTCGAAGCGATTTTGTCGCTCCTCTTCAAAGACATGAAGCTTGCGCGAAACTCGGTGGAGATCGGCGAAGTGGCGATGATCACGCCGTCGGCCGCTCCCGCCGTGACGCCGCCGCCCGTCATCACTGCGCCCGTGACTTCGACGACGCCCCCGGCCCCGCCGACCGAGGCTTCGACAGACACGTCCAGCGACGCAACTCCCGGCGGCGCTTGTGGCGTGGTCTACCAAGACGCCCAGCCGGAAACCGGCGGCGCTACTGAAGCAACCACTTCGCCGCCCGTTGCGACGGAAACGCCGGCATCTGATGTGACAGCTCCAGCGGTAACGGAAGCAGCCCCGGCGCCAACGACTTCGGCGCCAGTGCCGCCGACGACTGAAACTCCCTCGCCCGCACAGATCAGTCCACTGGCTACGCCGGCTCCGGCCGGCAGCCGCTTCGATGGCGGCACGCGGACGACGCTCAAATTTTCGCAACGATTGAGCCAGGCGAACTTGGAAAAACGCTTCCGCGAGGCCGCGGAAGCTCTGGGCGTCGGCGACGTGCCCTTCGAAGCCACTAACGCGGAGCAAGACGCCGGGGCCACGCAAGCCTTCAAGGAATGGAACGTGCGCGTGGCGCTCGCGCCCGAGCAGGCGAGCGCGGTGTTCGCGAAGTTGAAGGTAGAATTGGAATCGGAGCCTTACTTCCCGTCGTCAAGCGCCATCGGCGGTCAGGTTGCCGCGAACACGCAGTGGTCGGCAATCTACGCGTTGCTCGCCAGCATCGTGGCGATCGCTATTTATCTTTGGGTACGCTTCCAACGCCTGGTTTACGGCGTGGCGGCGGTAATCGCCTTGATTCACGACGTCCTCGTGGCTCTGGTGGCGTTGGGCGCCAGTTATTATCTGGCCGATTCACTGGCGTTCCTTGGCGTGCAGCAATTCAAGATCAACCTGCCCATCATCGCCGCGTTCTTGACGATCATCGGGTTTTCGATCAACGATACGATCGTGATCTTCGACCGGATGCGCGAAGTCAAAGGCAAGAGCCCCAAGCTCACGGCCGACATGATCAATCTGAGCTTGAACCAAACCTTGAGCCGCACGATCTTGACGTCGTTAACGGTGTTCATCACCGTGATGATCATGTACGCCTTAGGCGGCCAGGGCATTCACGGCTTCGCCTTCTGTATGCTCGTTGGCGTGCTCTCAGGTACTTACAGCACGGTGTTCATCGCCGCGCCGTTGGTGCTCTGGATCGGCGCCGCCCAGGATGTCGACTCCGGTCGCGTGAAGCAAGAGACAGCCGTGGCGGCATCAACGCGGCGCTGA
- a CDS encoding PEP-CTERM sorting domain-containing protein yields MMRRIGYCLAMTGALAAPAAAQEPTIRFNVPGPADWNVAPNWVFGTPEDPMNVVPGDGFAEDVALIGNGGTATLSNTALFPIDGLLLNNGGLEIRNGGSLVVTEAPPSTFQGLGATRLGGTGRLTIVGNGKLTTDKLNINGGTLSQRFTGANNTPISVSDAAFIGGNLSVGFDSFNPTIGQSWKIIDAPANQLFGQFSTIDAPDMPRGAVIRSTFDQASGDVSVEYDNALILSVNRRTGAASISNVIGPAIVIDGYTIGSGTGQLNVAGWSSLDDKNSPAGWSEANVDAQRLSELLPDPDIAPLSITVGGQPLSIGTPYVGQTGAFGVPETRDLQFRYFTPDGESKAGIVEYTGPHNNIVLLVDPATGAAAIQNQSASTVEIDFYTISSASGSLNPAGWESLDEQNVGTWAEANPQTDRLSELFSDTDPTGGSVFNANKAYEIGNAFTVGGERDLEVRFTFADGTPYTGIVEYGAFDVGTGPLGDTNDDGFVNIIDLNNVRNNFAGIGLGDTDGDNDVDITDLNNVRNNFGAGSPGANAVPEPGSWALLGVGLAALGMARRRR; encoded by the coding sequence ATGATGCGCAGAATTGGATATTGTCTGGCCATGACCGGTGCGCTCGCGGCGCCAGCGGCGGCGCAGGAGCCCACAATCCGTTTCAACGTGCCAGGACCGGCCGATTGGAACGTGGCGCCGAATTGGGTATTTGGCACTCCGGAAGACCCGATGAACGTTGTTCCCGGCGACGGCTTCGCTGAGGATGTCGCGTTGATCGGTAACGGCGGGACGGCCACGCTGAGCAACACGGCGCTGTTTCCGATCGACGGATTGTTGCTCAACAACGGCGGGCTGGAAATCCGGAACGGCGGCTCACTCGTCGTGACCGAAGCGCCCCCGAGCACCTTTCAGGGACTCGGAGCCACGCGCTTGGGCGGCACTGGCCGGCTGACGATTGTCGGCAACGGCAAGCTGACGACTGACAAACTCAATATCAACGGCGGCACACTGTCGCAGCGCTTTACCGGAGCGAACAACACCCCGATCAGTGTCAGCGACGCCGCGTTCATCGGAGGCAATCTGTCGGTCGGATTCGACAGCTTCAATCCCACGATCGGGCAAAGCTGGAAGATCATCGACGCGCCGGCGAATCAATTGTTTGGGCAATTCTCGACGATCGACGCGCCCGACATGCCGCGGGGCGCGGTGATTCGCTCGACGTTCGATCAAGCTTCGGGCGATGTCTCGGTGGAGTACGACAATGCGCTCATCCTGAGCGTCAATCGGCGCACAGGCGCCGCGTCGATCTCGAACGTGATCGGCCCGGCAATTGTGATCGACGGATATACGATCGGCTCCGGTACTGGCCAACTGAACGTCGCCGGTTGGAGCAGCCTCGATGACAAGAATTCCCCCGCAGGATGGTCAGAGGCGAATGTCGACGCGCAACGGCTGAGCGAGTTGTTGCCGGATCCGGACATTGCGCCGCTTTCGATCACGGTGGGCGGCCAGCCGCTCTCGATCGGCACTCCGTATGTCGGGCAAACCGGAGCCTTTGGCGTGCCGGAAACGCGCGACTTGCAGTTCCGCTACTTCACGCCTGATGGTGAATCGAAAGCTGGGATCGTGGAGTACACCGGCCCGCACAACAACATTGTGTTGCTGGTGGACCCGGCCACCGGCGCCGCCGCCATCCAGAATCAGTCAGCTTCCACCGTGGAAATCGACTTCTACACGATCAGCTCGGCGTCCGGTTCGCTGAACCCGGCCGGTTGGGAGAGTCTGGACGAACAGAATGTCGGCACCTGGGCGGAGGCCAATCCGCAGACTGATCGGCTGAGCGAATTGTTTTCGGATACGGACCCGACCGGCGGTTCAGTCTTTAACGCCAACAAGGCCTACGAGATCGGGAATGCGTTTACCGTCGGCGGCGAGCGCGACCTGGAAGTCCGCTTTACGTTCGCCGACGGCACGCCGTATACCGGCATCGTGGAATACGGCGCGTTCGATGTCGGCACGGGTCCGCTCGGCGACACCAACGACGACGGCTTCGTGAACATCATCGATCTCAACAACGTCCGCAACAACTTTGCCGGAATTGGTTTGGGCGATACGGACGGCGACAACGACGTCGACATCACGGACCTGAACAACGTCCGCAACAACTTCGGCGCCGGTTCGCCGGGGGCGAACGCGGTGCCCGAGCCAGGAAGCTGGGCTTTGCTGGGGGTCGGTCTAGCGGCGCTGGGGATGGCCCGTCGCCGTCGTTAG
- a CDS encoding dockerin type I domain-containing protein has translation MVIRNWPARLAARLGQARTTKVVGAGAAILAGGMMFAGAADAATLLVESFEDLTLIPFVSRAGGDRTDFTTDLPVGWVRDNSTTPPPTPETPEYFGFQAMDVDSWVAEAGQARDQFARGGVGAHGTVLVADGDQYSDRVTVGGDAMNVFLTTRPIPLAGVGANTVTLKFDSSFRPYAEMTGLVEVSFNSGATFTNLLTLNTASAGGNSSLSRANEAIVLPVANPTGGSMLVRFGYVTADNDWWWALDNISVITPVNVEGDVNGDNLVTLTDFDVIRQNFYEGNTLEEGDVNQDGFVNELDFRLWKNAYGGGGPAAVPEPSSLALLAGAVLGAAALVKRRQS, from the coding sequence ATGGTCATCAGGAATTGGCCCGCCCGGCTCGCCGCTCGGCTCGGCCAGGCTCGGACGACGAAAGTCGTGGGCGCCGGTGCCGCCATCTTGGCTGGCGGCATGATGTTCGCTGGCGCCGCCGACGCGGCGACCTTGCTGGTCGAGAGCTTCGAAGACTTGACGCTGATTCCTTTCGTTTCCCGCGCAGGCGGCGACAGAACCGATTTCACGACGGATCTGCCCGTCGGCTGGGTGCGTGACAATTCGACCACGCCGCCCCCCACGCCGGAGACCCCCGAATACTTCGGCTTCCAAGCCATGGACGTCGACTCGTGGGTGGCGGAGGCCGGCCAAGCTCGCGACCAGTTCGCTAGAGGCGGCGTCGGCGCCCATGGCACGGTGCTGGTCGCCGACGGCGATCAATATTCGGATCGCGTCACTGTTGGCGGTGATGCAATGAACGTCTTCCTGACCACGCGACCGATTCCCTTGGCGGGCGTGGGCGCCAACACGGTGACGCTGAAATTCGACTCCAGCTTCCGCCCCTATGCCGAGATGACAGGATTGGTCGAGGTGTCGTTCAACAGCGGCGCCACGTTCACCAACCTCTTGACCCTGAACACGGCGAGTGCCGGGGGCAACAGCTCGCTGTCCCGCGCGAATGAGGCCATTGTGTTGCCGGTCGCCAACCCAACCGGCGGATCGATGTTGGTCCGCTTCGGATACGTGACGGCGGACAACGATTGGTGGTGGGCGTTGGACAACATTAGCGTGATCACGCCCGTCAACGTCGAGGGAGACGTCAACGGCGACAATCTGGTCACGCTCACCGACTTCGACGTCATCCGCCAGAACTTCTACGAAGGCAACACGCTCGAAGAAGGAGACGTCAATCAGGATGGCTTCGTGAATGAACTCGACTTCCGTCTTTGGAAGAACGCCTACGGCGGCGGCGGACCGGCTGCCGTACCCGAACCGTCGTCGTTGGCCTTGTTGGCCGGCGCCGTGCTCGGCGCCGCGGCGCTCGTCAAGCGTCGTCAGTCGTAA
- a CDS encoding sulfotransferase, giving the protein MSAVPAPEFDDLAPLQEARALWQRGEREAAFERFAAAVTQAPRNVRALLENARALGQVYRIAAAEELLARVRSLAGFDERILPPLVQTFNELHRPNLAIEVLEAARNGGRLAPPLLAELAVLYERSNRVDEALAAIEECVHSAPLQPEPRLILTRLLRRRKDYAGCESLLLDLTSASAPHPLVHVQAWTELCQLRDDVGDYTGAWEAIEQAKQLHRQFPQAEPMSRRAFALNETLRQLYEGLDEATFTTWRDDDLPTDARCSGVAHLLGFPRTGTTLLEQCVGAHPGLVDSPERAVFTRDIFPAMHQLRGERPLTAEVLRDIPRPRLAQQRESYLQAFEAIQGEPLAGRVHLDKNPNHMSLIAGLFRLFPESRFVVALRDPRDVLVSNYLRHFPLTEFGAGLLTPGSVCAMYASDMNIWLRVREWLADQSLEVKYEDTVKDLSGQAKRALAFLGLPWEDNVLHYREAAQHKVVNSPSHDAVRQPVYTHAAGRWRHYERPLGAYFERLTPYLRAFGYD; this is encoded by the coding sequence ATGAGCGCCGTTCCCGCGCCTGAGTTTGACGATCTCGCGCCGCTGCAGGAAGCGCGCGCGCTCTGGCAGCGCGGCGAACGGGAAGCCGCTTTCGAGCGATTTGCAGCGGCCGTGACGCAAGCGCCGCGGAATGTTCGTGCGCTCCTGGAAAACGCCCGCGCACTCGGCCAAGTCTATCGCATCGCGGCGGCGGAGGAGCTACTGGCGCGAGTGAGATCGCTGGCCGGCTTCGACGAGCGCATCCTGCCGCCGCTCGTACAAACGTTCAACGAGTTGCACCGGCCGAATCTCGCGATCGAAGTCTTGGAAGCCGCGCGGAACGGCGGCCGCTTGGCGCCACCGCTGCTGGCCGAGTTAGCCGTGCTCTATGAGCGGAGCAACCGCGTGGACGAAGCGCTCGCAGCCATCGAGGAATGCGTCCATTCCGCCCCGTTGCAGCCGGAACCACGACTCATTCTCACGCGACTGCTGCGCCGCCGCAAAGACTACGCTGGGTGTGAGTCGTTACTCCTCGACTTGACTTCGGCGTCCGCGCCGCATCCGTTGGTTCACGTTCAAGCCTGGACGGAGCTTTGTCAACTGCGCGACGACGTCGGCGATTACACCGGCGCCTGGGAAGCTATCGAGCAGGCCAAGCAGTTGCATCGGCAGTTTCCTCAAGCCGAACCCATGTCACGCCGCGCCTTCGCACTTAACGAGACCTTGCGGCAGCTCTACGAGGGACTGGACGAGGCCACGTTCACGACCTGGCGCGACGATGATTTGCCGACCGACGCGCGGTGCAGCGGTGTGGCGCACTTGCTGGGCTTTCCCCGTACCGGCACGACGCTACTGGAACAGTGCGTGGGCGCGCATCCTGGCTTGGTCGATTCACCGGAGCGGGCTGTGTTCACCCGCGACATTTTTCCGGCCATGCATCAGCTCCGGGGCGAGCGACCGCTCACGGCCGAGGTCTTGCGAGACATCCCGCGGCCGCGGCTTGCGCAACAACGGGAAAGTTATCTGCAAGCGTTCGAGGCGATTCAAGGAGAACCACTCGCGGGCCGCGTGCATCTGGATAAGAACCCGAACCATATGTCGCTAATTGCGGGGCTGTTCCGCTTGTTTCCGGAATCTCGCTTTGTCGTCGCGCTGCGCGATCCTCGCGACGTGCTGGTGAGCAATTACCTGCGCCATTTTCCACTGACCGAGTTTGGCGCCGGCCTGCTGACCCCAGGCAGCGTTTGCGCCATGTATGCCAGCGATATGAACATCTGGCTGCGGGTGCGGGAATGGCTCGCGGATCAATCGTTGGAAGTAAAGTACGAGGACACGGTCAAGGACCTGTCCGGGCAGGCGAAGCGTGCCCTGGCGTTCTTAGGCCTGCCGTGGGAGGACAACGTGCTGCATTATCGCGAAGCTGCCCAGCACAAAGTTGTGAACTCCCCCAGCCACGATGCGGTTCGCCAGCCCGTTTACACCCATGCTGCGGGGCGGTGGAGGCACTATGAGCGACCGCTCGGCGCGTACTTCGAGCGCCTGACGCCCTACCTGCGGGCATTCGGGTACGACTGA